A single genomic interval of Pseudarthrobacter chlorophenolicus A6 harbors:
- a CDS encoding glycosyl hydrolase, with translation MNHTANRRTILGLGLAAAISGAGAAAAQATSAAMTLSPTTGPVGTTVSVTGTGFPGLTTGSLTLGSNKVALKTLKNGTFTASIVVPAGTAAIAPVTAQVGRTTLSTNFTVAAAETSASLPPVSSALLRFGLIPAAGIAGSAEIDATSKLVGEQPALLLGYRDFQQAAPIAELDAATTRGAIPMMTWEPWVAGAGAGAVQPAYTLAAIAAGNFDTYITQWGAGLASWGKPVMLRFAHEMNGDWYPWCETVNGNQPGDYIRAWQHVHDLVTAAGAFNVTWVWAPNGGGPGDMAAMYPGDGYVDVLGLDAYNWGTTQSWSSWQSPDALFGYWLDQLRVIAPGKQIIITETASTETGGSKADWNTSLVPYLNSQPDVTGFIWFNLNKETDWRIESSTASSNAFTAALAARR, from the coding sequence CGACCGGCCCGGTCGGAACCACCGTCAGCGTAACCGGCACCGGGTTCCCCGGCCTCACGACTGGCAGCCTCACCCTCGGGAGTAACAAGGTAGCCCTCAAGACGCTCAAAAACGGCACCTTCACCGCCTCCATCGTGGTCCCGGCGGGCACCGCTGCCATCGCGCCGGTCACCGCGCAGGTCGGCCGGACCACCCTCTCAACGAACTTCACAGTAGCTGCTGCGGAAACATCGGCCAGCCTGCCGCCGGTCAGCAGTGCCCTGCTGCGCTTCGGCCTGATCCCCGCCGCAGGCATTGCCGGGTCTGCCGAGATCGACGCGACCTCGAAGCTCGTGGGAGAGCAGCCGGCCCTGCTCCTGGGTTACAGGGACTTCCAGCAGGCCGCACCGATTGCTGAACTCGACGCGGCCACCACCCGTGGTGCCATCCCGATGATGACCTGGGAACCGTGGGTCGCCGGCGCCGGCGCCGGGGCCGTCCAGCCGGCCTACACTCTGGCCGCCATCGCCGCGGGCAACTTCGACACCTACATCACGCAATGGGGCGCCGGTCTGGCCTCCTGGGGCAAACCCGTCATGCTCCGCTTCGCCCACGAGATGAACGGCGACTGGTACCCCTGGTGCGAAACCGTCAACGGCAACCAGCCCGGGGACTACATCAGAGCCTGGCAGCACGTGCACGATCTGGTCACCGCCGCGGGGGCCTTCAACGTCACCTGGGTCTGGGCCCCTAACGGCGGCGGCCCGGGCGACATGGCCGCCATGTACCCCGGGGACGGCTACGTCGACGTCCTGGGACTGGACGCCTACAACTGGGGAACCACCCAGAGCTGGAGCTCATGGCAGTCACCGGACGCCCTGTTCGGCTACTGGCTTGATCAGCTGCGTGTTATCGCCCCCGGCAAGCAGATCATCATCACTGAGACGGCCAGCACCGAAACCGGTGGCTCAAAAGCCGACTGGAACACCAGCCTGGTCCCGTACCTGAACAGCCAGCCTGACGTAACCGGTTTCATCTGGTTCAACCTGAACAAGGAAACGGACTGGCGCATCGAGAGCAGCACCGCGTCATCGAACGCCTTCACCGCTGCACTGGCGGCCCGCCGCTGA
- a CDS encoding HU family DNA-binding protein, translated as MAVNRAQLVDQVAEKSGATKADVNRILDGMFEVFETSVAAGEKITIPGWLAVERTDRAARTGRNPQTGESIEIAAGHSVKLTAGSKLKAAIAK; from the coding sequence ATGGCAGTTAATCGTGCACAGCTTGTTGACCAGGTTGCCGAGAAGTCCGGAGCTACGAAGGCCGACGTGAACCGCATCCTGGACGGCATGTTCGAGGTGTTCGAGACCTCGGTGGCCGCAGGCGAGAAGATCACCATCCCGGGCTGGCTTGCAGTGGAGCGTACTGACCGCGCGGCCCGGACGGGCCGCAACCCGCAGACCGGCGAAAGCATCGAGATCGCCGCGGGCCACAGCGTGAAGCTGACCGCCGGCTCCAAGCTCAAGGCAGCCATCGCCAAGTAA